A single genomic interval of Takifugu flavidus isolate HTHZ2018 chromosome 19, ASM371156v2, whole genome shotgun sequence harbors:
- the LOC130516069 gene encoding uncharacterized protein LOC130516069 isoform X2, translating to MAAGITRSPVRLLLFSLVMVIRSSLLATGQKYELVFPCQEDLVCLRMWRLNQRSTADYIAVATAGLIKARSERSSECHLPIKEEKDQIVEICTNGTQVPFAKKDVLNISLNWGKSASLQCVLLAYGRRKCSEQKVRLRWLDEAGADMEAHSEHRVDRDSDCNVTLTVTFKSPGIKKLRCQVTANKESKTSVKLWVKVPALKGEGRAMVVVPGPDHKLPDAGGKRDIVSTAVGVAGCAFFIAAVAAFVVRRKRRTRNQQPGGSESTSNHDNMIYADLILPDSSVQMLVREDTEYACIQRQ from the exons ATGGCTGCCGGAATCACTCGATCCCCAGTGAGactgctgctcttctctttgGTGATGGTGATCAGAA gttctcTCTTAGCCACTGGACAGAAATATGAGCTCGTCTTCCCGTGTCAGGAGGACCTAGTCTGCCTTCGCATGTGGCGCCTTAACCAGAGGAGCACTGCGGATTACATCGCCGTGGCAACGGCTGGACTGATCAAGGCCAGATCAGAGAGGTCATCAGAATGCCATCTGCCaatcaaagaggagaaagaCCAAATCGTTGAGATTTGCACGAACGGGACACAAGTGCCATTTGCTAAAAAGG ACGTCCTAAACATCAGCCTGAATTGGGGCAAATCTGCGTCGCTGCAGTGCGTCCTGCTCGCTTATGGCAGGCGTAAATGCAGCGAGCAGAAGGTCCGCCTGAGGTGGCTGGATGAAGCCGGCGCTGACATGGAGGCACACTCGGAGCATCGGGTTGATCGGGACTCTGACTGTAACGTAACTCTGACTGTCACCTTCAAAAGTCCTGGAATCAAAAAGCTCAGGTGTCAGGTCACTGCGAACAAAGAGAGCAAGACTTCAGTGAAGCTGTGGGTCAAAGTTCCAG CTCTTAAAGGGGAAGGAAGAGCGATGGTTGTAGTGCCTGGACCTGATCACAAGCTCCCAGACGCAG GCGGCAAAAGGGACATTGTCAGCACGGCGGTGGGGGTGGCGGGATGTGCGTTTTTTATCGCGGCGGTTGCAGCTTTTGTTgtaagaagaaaaagaagaacta GAAACCAGCAGCCTGGTGGATCCGAATCAACCAGCAACCAC gacaaCATGATCTATGCTGATTTGATCCTACCTGACAGCTCCGTTCAGATGTTGGTGCGCGAGGACACCGAATACGCCTGCATCCAACGCCAATAA
- the slc25a47a gene encoding solute carrier family 25 member 47-A isoform X1: MHIADFVSGSLAGGIGVVVGYPLDTVKVRIQTQKQYKGVWQCIETTFSKEGVKGFFKGMALPLTTVSMTSSVAFGTYRNCLHCLSQARGAGGGPNTKMEVFLSGLAGGVAQISVMAPGDIVKVRLQCQTESKKGATNTSKPKYQGPVHCLLSILKEDGVRGLYRGALPLMLRDGPSYAVYFLMYRTVSELLTDFGEKKPSWIGVMFGGAVAGMSAWTVGTPMDVVKARLQMDGLLGKKQYRNFFHCLTKTLRTEGVGVFFRTLGLNYVRAVPVSMMVFLTYEVITAFLQTSSDNTDTPPVGFE; this comes from the exons ATGCACATCGCTGATTTTGTGTCAGGATCGCTGGCAG GGGGCATCGGAGTCGTTGTGGGCTACCCTCTGGACACTGTGAAG GTGCGAATCCAGACTCAGAAACAGTACAAAGGAGTATGGCAGTGTATCGAAACCACGTTTTCAAAAGAAGGG GTGAAGGGCTTCTTCAAAGGCATGGCCCTGCCGCTCACCACCGTCTCCATGACTTCCTCTGTGGCGTTTGGCACCTACAGGAACTGTCTGCACTGTCTGAGCCAGGCACGCGGAGCCGGCGGCGGCCCCAATACCAAGATGGAAGTCTTCCTGTCAGGTCTGGCGGGGGGGGTAGCCCAG ATATCAGTGATGGCCCCGGGTGATATCGTGAAAGTGCGTCTGCAGTGTCAGACGGAGTCCAAGAAAGGAGCCACGAACACGTCCAAACCCAAGTACCAAGGCCCAGTCCACTGCCTGCTGAGCATCCTCAAAGAGGACGGGGTCAGAGGTCTCTACAGGGGAGCCCTCCCGCTCATGCTGAGGGACGGCCCGTCCTACGCCGTTTACTTCCTGATGTACAGAACCGTCTCCGAGCTCCTGACAGACTTTGGCGAGAAAAAACCCA GCTGGATCGGCGTGATGTTTGGCGGGGCCGTGGCGGGCATGTCGGCCTGGACGGTGGGGACGCCCATGGACGTGGTGAAGGCCCGTCTGCAGATGGACGGCCTGCTGGGGAAGAAGCAATACAGAAATTTTTTCCACTGTCTCACTAAGAcgctgaggacagagggagTCGGGGTGTTCTTCAGGACCTTGGGCCTCAACTATGTCAGGGCCGTCCCTGTCAGCATGATGGTGTtcctgacctatgaggtcatcACCGCATTCCTCCAAACTAGTTCTGATAACACGGACACGCCCCCCGTCGGCTTTGAATAG
- the LOC130516069 gene encoding mitochondrial basic amino acids transporter-like isoform X1 has product MDFVAGCMGGAAGVLVGHPFDTVKVRLQVQCIDKPLYRGTFHCFQSIVRQESLLGLYKGIGSPMMGLTFINAIVFGVQGNAMRLLAKDTPTNQFLAGAAAGAIQCVICCPMELAKTRMQMQGTGEKKSTRKLYKNSLDCLVRIYNREGLRGVNRGMVTTLIRETPAFGFYFWTYDVLTRSLGCDLGDRYMIPKLLFAGGMAGIASWLSTYPVDVIKSRLQADGVGGVNQYSSIADCVRQSVKREGYMVFTRGLTSTLLRAFPVNAATFATVTLVLMYARGEEPAPMDCEPPQPGPHTQIQQQPSSL; this is encoded by the exons ATGGACTTCGTTGCGGGATGCATGGGAG GCGCTGCTGGAGTCCTGGTTGGACACCCGTTTGACACGGTCAAG gtgaggctgcaggtcCAGTGCATCGATAAGCCTCTGTACCGCGGGACCTTTCACTGTTTCCAGTCCATCGTGCGCCAGGAGTCG TTGCTGGGTCTGTACAAAGGCATCGGATCCCCCATGATGGGCCTCACGTTCATCAACGCCATAGTGTTTGGCGTTCAGGGGAACGCCATGCGGCTGCTGGCGAAGGACACTCCCACGAACCAGTTCCTGGCCGGCGCGGCGGCCGGCGCCATCCAGTGCGTCATCTGCTGCCCCATGGAGCTGGCCAAAACCCGCATGCAAATGCAGGGGACAGGGGAGAAGAAGTCCACCAGGAAGCTGTACAAGAACTCCCTGGACTGCCTGGTGCGCATCTACAACAGGGAGGGCCTGCGGGGGGTGAACAGGGGCATGGTGACCACGCTCATCCGGGAGACGCCGGCCTTCGGCTTCTACTTCTGGACCTACGACGTGCTGACGCGCAGCCTGGGCTGCGACTTGGGAGACCGCTACATGATCCCCAAGCTGCTCTTCGCAGGGGGCATGGCGGGGATCGCCTCCTGGCTGTCCACCTACCCCGTGGATGTGATAAAGTCCCGGCTCCAGGCGGATGGCGTGGGCGGAGTCAACCAGTACAGCAGCATCGCCGACTGCGTGCGGCAGAGCGTGAAGCGGGAGGGCTACATGGTGTTCACGCGGGGCCTCACCTCCACGCTGCTACGGGCCTTCCCCGTCAACGCCGCCACCTTCGCCACCGTCACACTGGTCCTCATGTACGCCAGAGGGGAGGAGCCTGCGCCCATGGACTGCGAGCCGCCTCAGCCGGGCCCCCACACGCAGATACAGCAGCAGCCGTCCAGCCTGTGA
- the vrtn gene encoding vertnin — MIQRKELVLSVLGELQEATECSGLDALTRVALEVDQILAPFALPVTPCQDFPQWARVDEAARDLYPADAPAGLLPLSCQGGGNLLFDAASMLLVGNTDLSLELQVRTVVDMVLWKRYYLSGMIDSKMMLQAVRFSLCAEESEDMLNLPASVLEAIFDADVKASCFPGSYANMWHVYALSSVLQFNVYSIYPMFNLKIRPYFNRVIRPRTRPGDQEPQTIHIMWSGVLHSRSLFRPDRFVALVQANEDGDQKASLNESEELLSRELQLSYPNLKDKYNITKRTFYRWKRQTQEHCKKSTARYEAKHFLQACYLEGKLMPLHQFKKFFPEISRSSYYNWKHELLKTRGSFSTSLSTGEVSPAESTEQEAWSSPEGKEEEPEHHDSVASMFGLSAGKLDLERAHTMANMQQAKRCLQNSIAMNTSLPFRVFKKNFPGISRSTYYNWRRDAMLFARGYKGGLASSEDSSDADKCQSPGSLSPGLPQPLLPRARVCRRRHRSFRLAYMSKKQLRDAAKLHVQKSKWSLMKFRLRFPTMSPCFYWLWRGGLGRRKKGAEAVQLPAGGEEPAAEDGPAGRLTESRQVLVYTQDPGHRQCPAAPHFDAPLSKHALPKVSLDEQMFALDVVALANFKAKAKLFLQQRFEQKAFPTFKEFRSYFPFTPRSTYYMWKRALYHGVSLVHG, encoded by the exons ATGATCCAGAGGAAGGAGTTGGTGCTGTCTGTCCTGGGGGAACTCCAGGAGGCCACGGAGTGCTCTGGCCTGGATGCTCTGACCAGAGTGgccctggaggtggaccagatcCTGGCTCCCTTCGCCCTCCCTGTAACCCCCTGTCAGGATTTCCCACAGTGGGCGCGCGTGGACGAGGCGGCCCGTGACCTGTATCCCGCGGACGCCCCAGCGGGTCTCCTGCCTCTGAGCTGCCAGGGAGGTGGGAACCTGCTGTTTGACGCCGCGAGCATGTTGCTGGTGGGCAACACTGatctcagcctggagctgcag GTCCGGACTGTGGTGGACATGGTGCTGTGGAAGAGGTACTACCTGTCGGGGATGATCGACTcgaagatgatgctgcaggcGGTCCGCTTCAGTCTCTGCGCGGAAGAGTCGGAGGACATGCTCAACCTGCCCGCCTCGGTCCTGGAGGCCATTTTTGACGCGGACGTGAAGGCCTCCTGCTTCCCCGGCTCCTATGCCAACATGTGGCACGTGTACGCGCTGTCGTCAGTCCTGCAGTTCAACGTCTACTCCATCTACCCCATGTTCAACCTCAAAATCAGACCTTACTTCAACCGCGTCATACGGCCCAGGACCAGGCCCGGCGACCAAGAGCCCCAGACCATTCACATCATGTGGTCCGGCGTGCTACACTCCAGGTCTCTGTTCAGACCGGACCGTTTTGTGGCTCTGGTCCAGGCGAATGAAGACGGCGACCAGAAGGCGTCGCTCAATGAGAGCGAGGAGCTGCTGAGCCGGGAGCTGCAGCTCTCTTACCCGAATCTGAAGGACAAGTACAACATCACCAAGCGCACCTTCTACCGCTGGAAGAGACAGACCCAGGAGCACTGCAAGAAGTCCACGGCCAGGTACGAGGCGAAGCATTTCCTGCAGGCCTGCTACCTGGAGGGCAAGCTCATGCCTCTGCACCAGTTCAAGAAGTTTTTCCCAGAAATCTCCAGGTCATCTTACTACAACTGGAAGCACGAGCTCCTAAAGACCAGAGGAAGCTTTTCCACCTCGCTGTCAACCGGAGAGGTGAGTCCCGCGGAGAGCACGGAGCAGGAGGCCTGGTCCTCCccggaggggaaggaggaggagccggagcACCACGACAGCGTCGCCAGCATGTTCGGTCTGAGCGCGGGTAAGCTGGACCTGGAGCGCGCTCACACCATGGCTAACATGCAGCAGGCCAAGCGCTGCCTTCAGAACTCCATCGCCATGAACACCTCGCTCCCCTTCAGGGTCTTTAAGAAGAACTTCCCGGGGATCTCCAGGTCAACGTACTACAACTGGAGGAGGGACGCCATGCTCTTCGCCAGGGGCTACAAAGGCGGCCTGGCCAGCAGTGAGGACAGCTCGGACGCCGACAAGTGCCAGAGTCCCGGCAGCCTGTCGCCAGGGCTGCCCCAGCCCCTCCTGCCCCGGGCCAgggtctgcaggaggaggcacCGGAGCTTCAGGCTGGCATACATGAGCAAAAAACAGCTCAGGGATGCTGCCAAGCTGCACGTCCAGAAGTCCAAATGGTCCCTGATGAAGTTCAGGCTCAGGTTCCCGACCATGTCGCCCTGTTTCTACTGGCTGTGGCGTGGCGGTCTGGGCCGCAGGAAGAAGGGGGCCGAGGCGGTCCAGCTCCCCGCGGGCGGCGAGGAACCTGCTGCAGAAGACGGGCCGGCGGGGAGGCTGACGGAGAGCCGGCAAGTGCTCGTGTACACGCAGGACCCCGGACACCGCCAGTGTCCCGCGGCGCCCCATTTCGACGCCCCACTTTCAAAGCACGCGCTCCCCAAGGTGTCCCTCGACGAGCAGATGTTTGCCCTGGATGTGGTGGCTCTGGCCAACTTCAAGGCCAAGGCCAagctcttcctgcagcagcgctTCGAGCAGAAGGCCTTCCCCACGTTCAAAGAGTTCCGGTCCTACTTCCCCTTCACCCCGCGCTCCACGTACTACATGTGGAAGCGGGCCTTGTATCACGGCGTGTCACTAGTTCACGGCTAA
- the slc25a47a gene encoding solute carrier family 25 member 47-A isoform X2: MALPLTTVSMTSSVAFGTYRNCLHCLSQARGAGGGPNTKMEVFLSGLAGGVAQISVMAPGDIVKVRLQCQTESKKGATNTSKPKYQGPVHCLLSILKEDGVRGLYRGALPLMLRDGPSYAVYFLMYRTVSELLTDFGEKKPSWIGVMFGGAVAGMSAWTVGTPMDVVKARLQMDGLLGKKQYRNFFHCLTKTLRTEGVGVFFRTLGLNYVRAVPVSMMVFLTYEVITAFLQTSSDNTDTPPVGFE, from the exons ATGGCCCTGCCGCTCACCACCGTCTCCATGACTTCCTCTGTGGCGTTTGGCACCTACAGGAACTGTCTGCACTGTCTGAGCCAGGCACGCGGAGCCGGCGGCGGCCCCAATACCAAGATGGAAGTCTTCCTGTCAGGTCTGGCGGGGGGGGTAGCCCAG ATATCAGTGATGGCCCCGGGTGATATCGTGAAAGTGCGTCTGCAGTGTCAGACGGAGTCCAAGAAAGGAGCCACGAACACGTCCAAACCCAAGTACCAAGGCCCAGTCCACTGCCTGCTGAGCATCCTCAAAGAGGACGGGGTCAGAGGTCTCTACAGGGGAGCCCTCCCGCTCATGCTGAGGGACGGCCCGTCCTACGCCGTTTACTTCCTGATGTACAGAACCGTCTCCGAGCTCCTGACAGACTTTGGCGAGAAAAAACCCA GCTGGATCGGCGTGATGTTTGGCGGGGCCGTGGCGGGCATGTCGGCCTGGACGGTGGGGACGCCCATGGACGTGGTGAAGGCCCGTCTGCAGATGGACGGCCTGCTGGGGAAGAAGCAATACAGAAATTTTTTCCACTGTCTCACTAAGAcgctgaggacagagggagTCGGGGTGTTCTTCAGGACCTTGGGCCTCAACTATGTCAGGGCCGTCCCTGTCAGCATGATGGTGTtcctgacctatgaggtcatcACCGCATTCCTCCAAACTAGTTCTGATAACACGGACACGCCCCCCGTCGGCTTTGAATAG